Proteins from a single region of Verrucosispora sp. NA02020:
- a CDS encoding NAD-dependent succinate-semialdehyde dehydrogenase codes for MAVPAEVLAAALTVVDKTPKGLYVDGEWRAGRDGAVLPVEDPATGTTVAEVADASVEDGRDALAAAARAQAGWAATPPRERGEVLRRAFDLIIERRDDLARMMTLEMGKAFAESQAEVSYAAEFLRWFAEEAVRIDGGYLPAPGGNSRVVVMRQPVGPCLLVTPWNFPMAMGTRKIGPALAAGCTVVVKPAKQTPLSMLALVRILEEAGLPRGVVNVITTSQSGRVTSALLTDERLRKLSFTGSTPVGRTLLAQSADRVLRTSMELGGNAPFLVFADADLDLAVEGAVQAKMRNVGEACTAANRFYVHRSVASRFVEALAERLGGLRVGHGLDPSTDVGPLIDGVAVTSVAELVADATQAGAAVVTGGGPVEGTGHFFAPTVLSGVPDDARCIREEIFGPVAPVVVFDDEDEAVGLANASEYGLAAYVFTENLGRGLRVTERLESGMVGLNQGVISNPAAPFGGVKQSGLGREGGTVGIDEYLTVKYAAVRAPW; via the coding sequence ATGGCCGTACCAGCCGAGGTGTTGGCGGCGGCACTGACGGTGGTCGACAAGACCCCCAAGGGGCTGTACGTCGACGGCGAGTGGCGCGCGGGTCGGGACGGCGCCGTCCTGCCCGTGGAGGACCCGGCGACCGGCACGACCGTCGCCGAGGTGGCGGACGCCTCGGTCGAGGACGGGCGGGACGCGCTGGCCGCCGCCGCCCGGGCCCAGGCCGGGTGGGCCGCGACCCCGCCCCGGGAACGGGGCGAGGTGTTGCGGCGGGCGTTCGACCTGATCATCGAGCGCCGTGACGACCTGGCCCGGATGATGACGCTGGAGATGGGCAAGGCGTTCGCCGAGTCCCAGGCCGAGGTGAGCTACGCCGCCGAGTTCCTGCGCTGGTTCGCCGAGGAGGCGGTCCGCATCGACGGCGGCTACCTGCCGGCGCCGGGCGGCAACTCGCGGGTCGTGGTGATGCGCCAACCGGTCGGCCCCTGCCTGCTGGTGACCCCGTGGAACTTCCCGATGGCGATGGGCACCCGCAAGATCGGTCCCGCCCTGGCGGCCGGGTGCACCGTCGTGGTCAAGCCGGCCAAGCAGACCCCGCTGTCCATGCTGGCGCTGGTGCGGATCCTGGAGGAGGCCGGTCTGCCCCGGGGCGTGGTCAACGTGATCACCACCTCGCAGTCCGGCCGGGTCACCTCGGCCCTGCTCACCGACGAGCGGCTGCGCAAGCTGTCGTTCACCGGTTCGACCCCGGTCGGCCGGACCCTGCTGGCCCAGTCCGCCGACCGGGTGCTGCGGACCTCGATGGAACTGGGCGGGAACGCGCCGTTCCTGGTCTTCGCCGACGCCGACCTCGACCTGGCCGTCGAGGGGGCGGTCCAGGCCAAGATGCGCAACGTCGGTGAGGCGTGCACCGCCGCGAACCGGTTCTATGTGCACCGCTCGGTGGCGTCGCGCTTCGTCGAGGCGCTCGCCGAGCGACTCGGCGGGCTGCGGGTCGGGCACGGGCTGGACCCGTCGACCGACGTCGGGCCGCTCATCGACGGCGTCGCGGTGACCTCGGTCGCCGAGCTGGTCGCCGACGCCACGCAGGCCGGTGCGGCGGTCGTCACCGGTGGCGGGCCGGTCGAGGGAACGGGGCACTTCTTCGCGCCGACCGTGCTCTCCGGTGTGCCGGACGACGCCCGGTGCATCCGCGAGGAGATCTTCGGCCCGGTCGCCCCGGTGGTGGTCTTCGACGACGAGGACGAGGCGGTCGGCCTGGCCAACGCCTCCGAGTACGGCCTGGCCGCGTACGTCTTCACCGAGAACCTGGGCCGTGGTCTGCGGGTGACCGAACGGCTGGAGAGCGGGATGGTGGGCCTCAACCAGGGCGTCATCTCCAACCCGGCGGCCCCGTTCGGCGGCGTCAAGCAGTCCGGTCTGGGGCGCGAGGGCGGGACGGTCGGCATCGACGAGTACCTCACCGTCAAGTACGCGGCGGTGCGGGCACCATGGTGA
- a CDS encoding nitrilase-related carbon-nitrogen hydrolase, with translation MKLAALQLRATDDRTETIGRAADLIDAAADQGTRILLLPELFAVPFVQPEPDLDYFRYAEGLDGPSNRMAAERSKRHRMTVVSSIFEAGQVPGVYHNTACTYVDGELKSVYRKSHLPFSNGFPEKFYFQPGGTEPDVVQTGETGVGTIICYERHFPELSRVVALRGGSVLCVPVASASAPMREVFQLELRAHAVFNGLFVICANRVGTEGTKEYFGLSAVYGPNGDVLAQAADDRDDIAVAEVDLDLVDLSRRRRPFLRDRRPELYGRLTRMEPET, from the coding sequence GTGAAACTCGCCGCCCTGCAACTCCGCGCCACCGACGACCGGACCGAGACGATCGGCCGCGCCGCCGACCTGATCGACGCCGCCGCCGACCAGGGCACCCGGATCCTGCTGCTGCCGGAACTGTTCGCGGTGCCGTTCGTCCAGCCCGAACCCGACCTGGACTACTTCCGGTACGCCGAGGGACTCGACGGTCCCTCGAACCGGATGGCGGCCGAGCGGTCGAAGCGGCACCGGATGACGGTCGTCTCCTCGATCTTCGAGGCGGGGCAGGTCCCCGGCGTCTACCACAACACGGCCTGCACCTACGTCGACGGTGAGCTGAAGTCGGTGTACCGCAAGTCGCACCTGCCGTTCTCCAACGGCTTCCCGGAGAAGTTCTACTTCCAGCCGGGCGGCACCGAGCCCGACGTGGTGCAGACCGGCGAGACCGGGGTCGGCACCATCATCTGCTACGAGCGGCACTTCCCCGAACTCAGCCGCGTGGTGGCCCTGCGCGGCGGCTCGGTGCTCTGCGTACCGGTCGCCTCGGCGAGCGCGCCGATGCGCGAGGTGTTCCAGTTGGAGCTGCGCGCCCACGCCGTGTTCAACGGGCTCTTCGTCATCTGCGCGAACCGGGTCGGCACCGAGGGGACCAAGGAGTACTTCGGCCTCAGCGCGGTCTACGGCCCCAACGGCGACGTGCTCGCCCAGGCCGCCGACGACCGGGACGACATCGCGGTGGCCGAGGTCGACCTGGACCTGGTGGACCTGTCCCGCCGTCGCCGCCCGTTCCTGCGCGACCGCCGGCCCGAGCTGTACGGTCGGCTGACCCGGATGGAGCCGGAGACGTGA
- the hydA gene encoding dihydropyrimidinase — translation MPTTLITNGTVVNADAAIRADVLVRDGRIVALGTGTDWTADHVVDATGKLVMPGGIDAHTHLEYPVDGFSTHTADDFHSGTVAAACGGTTTVIDFVKKEPDRTLYDTYLRRRDTAAAKAVVDVGLHAIVPPRAAQPDVLDDLRRLVGEGATSWKFFMAYPGQMVDDDELLDGFELARDLDVLPMVHAENGHMVAREVRRLVDSGRTAESFHMRAHGHDSEAEAVHRAVVLADTIGTPLYVVHVSSAEAADEISRARAAGSRVYGETCPQYLVVAYEDYADLGERAAAYVCSPPIRERSNQDGLWRMLATGALSTVATDHAGFCLHQPDDLPPQKLRSPGYFPKVPNGVPGVEDRLMVLWQSGVVSGVIDPCRFVDLVAARPAKLFGLFPRKGVVAVGADADLVVWDPAADHVITAAGSHTRTDYNIYEGMRVTGRPVHVFSRGEHLVDPDGLRTDTPGRGAFLTRDAPRLL, via the coding sequence ATGCCGACGACGCTGATCACCAACGGCACGGTCGTCAACGCCGACGCCGCGATCCGCGCCGACGTGCTGGTACGCGACGGCCGGATCGTCGCCCTCGGCACCGGCACGGACTGGACCGCCGACCACGTGGTGGACGCGACGGGCAAGCTGGTCATGCCCGGTGGCATCGACGCGCACACCCACCTGGAGTACCCGGTCGACGGCTTCAGCACCCACACCGCCGACGACTTCCACAGCGGCACGGTCGCGGCGGCGTGCGGCGGCACCACCACGGTCATCGACTTCGTCAAGAAGGAACCCGACCGGACGCTGTACGACACGTACCTGCGGCGGCGGGACACGGCGGCGGCCAAGGCCGTGGTGGACGTCGGCCTGCACGCCATCGTCCCGCCCCGCGCCGCCCAGCCGGACGTCCTCGACGACCTGCGCCGGCTGGTCGGCGAGGGCGCGACGAGCTGGAAGTTCTTCATGGCCTACCCGGGCCAGATGGTCGACGACGACGAGCTGCTCGACGGCTTCGAGCTGGCCCGCGACCTCGACGTGCTGCCGATGGTGCACGCCGAGAACGGACACATGGTGGCCCGCGAGGTGCGGCGCCTGGTGGACAGCGGCCGGACCGCCGAGAGCTTCCACATGCGGGCGCACGGGCACGACTCCGAGGCCGAGGCGGTGCACCGCGCGGTCGTGCTCGCCGACACCATCGGCACACCGCTGTACGTGGTGCACGTGTCCAGCGCGGAGGCGGCCGACGAGATCAGCCGGGCCCGGGCCGCCGGGTCACGGGTCTACGGCGAGACCTGCCCGCAGTACCTCGTGGTGGCCTACGAGGACTACGCCGACCTGGGGGAGCGGGCCGCCGCGTACGTCTGCTCCCCGCCGATCCGGGAACGCAGCAACCAGGACGGCCTGTGGCGGATGCTCGCCACCGGTGCCCTCTCCACCGTCGCCACCGACCACGCCGGTTTCTGCCTGCACCAACCCGACGACCTGCCGCCGCAGAAGCTGCGCAGCCCCGGCTACTTCCCCAAGGTGCCCAACGGTGTCCCCGGCGTCGAGGACCGGCTGATGGTCCTCTGGCAGTCCGGCGTGGTGAGCGGGGTGATCGACCCGTGCCGCTTCGTGGACCTGGTCGCCGCCCGCCCGGCCAAGCTGTTCGGCCTCTTCCCCCGCAAGGGCGTCGTCGCGGTCGGGGCGGACGCCGACCTGGTGGTCTGGGACCCGGCCGCCGACCACGTGATCACGGCGGCGGGCTCGCACACGCGCACCGACTACAACATCTACGAGGGCATGCGCGTGACCGGCCGACCGGTGCACGTCTTCTCCCGGGGCGAGCACCTGGTCGACCCCGACGGCCTGCGGACCGACACCCCCGGCCGGGGCGCCTTCCTGACCCGCGACGCGCCGCGTCTCCTCTGA
- a CDS encoding LLM class flavin-dependent oxidoreductase, which produces MTLPLGIHVGERLSLEQTYWQAEFADQNGFESVWVAEGRLARDGIVPAAIIASKTRNVKIGTGVVNNKSRNAALMAVTFKTLDEIAPGRAILGIGAWWEPLATKVGQPLSKPLKSMREYITVLQTFFRNEVVNFDGEFVQMQDVRFDSMYRENKPVDIPIYIGAVGPRMLELAGEISDGVHMDFLLPPSYMVGAKQAIGRGLAKRTDGRDAIDLTQIVSCSVNDDDPQEAIDACKAFLTLYLCQQPHIAEHCGVERELVDRLQEIAGWPATPEDIKRAMHLVPNSLVQNVTACGTTDDAFQKLQAYQEAGVRCPIISTLGDKEQTLTRLAQAAKA; this is translated from the coding sequence ATGACACTTCCCCTGGGTATCCACGTCGGTGAGCGACTCAGCCTGGAACAGACCTACTGGCAGGCCGAGTTCGCCGACCAGAACGGGTTCGAGTCCGTCTGGGTCGCCGAGGGACGACTCGCCCGCGACGGCATCGTCCCGGCGGCGATCATCGCGAGCAAGACGCGCAACGTGAAGATCGGCACCGGTGTGGTCAACAACAAGAGCCGCAACGCGGCCCTGATGGCGGTCACCTTCAAGACGCTGGACGAGATCGCGCCGGGCCGGGCCATCCTGGGCATCGGCGCCTGGTGGGAGCCGCTGGCGACCAAGGTCGGCCAGCCGCTGTCCAAGCCGCTCAAGTCGATGCGCGAGTACATCACCGTCCTCCAGACGTTCTTCCGCAACGAGGTCGTCAACTTCGACGGTGAGTTCGTCCAGATGCAGGACGTGCGCTTCGACAGCATGTACCGGGAGAACAAGCCGGTGGACATCCCGATCTACATCGGCGCGGTCGGTCCCCGGATGCTCGAACTCGCCGGTGAGATCAGCGACGGCGTGCACATGGACTTCCTGCTGCCGCCGTCGTACATGGTGGGTGCGAAGCAGGCGATCGGCCGTGGCCTGGCCAAGCGGACCGACGGCCGCGACGCCATCGACCTGACCCAGATCGTCTCGTGCAGCGTCAACGACGACGACCCGCAGGAGGCCATCGACGCCTGCAAGGCGTTCCTCACCCTCTATCTGTGCCAGCAGCCGCACATCGCCGAGCACTGCGGGGTGGAGCGGGAACTCGTCGACCGGTTGCAGGAGATCGCCGGCTGGCCCGCCACGCCCGAGGACATCAAGCGGGCGATGCACCTGGTCCCGAACAGCCTGGTGCAGAACGTCACCGCCTGCGGCACCACCGACGACGCCTTCCAGAAGCTCCAGGCGTACCAGGAGGCCGGCGTGCGCTGCCCGATCATCTCCACGCTCGGTGACAAGGAGCAGACCCTCACCCGGCTGGCCCAGGCCGCAAAGGCATGA
- a CDS encoding aminotransferase class III-fold pyridoxal phosphate-dependent enzyme → MTITDTDTTTTWTSERLKETDKEYVIHSWSVQGKLDPIPVAGGSGSWFWDYDGRRYLDFQSQLVNLNLGHQHPRLVEAIRAQAEQLCYIGPGFAERSRAELAEMMAGITPGDLKMSFFTTGGAAANENAVRLARHVTGRQKVIARYRSYHGATAGAMSLTGDPRRWAAEPGMSGVVRMLDPYTYRCPAGHPDPCPVCSGGPHLEEILRYENPETVAAVIVEPVTGTNGLLYPPDGYLRSLREVCDRYGILLIFDEVMAGFGRTGEWFACDHWDVVPDILTTAKGLNSGYVPLGAMTVSTRISEWLRDNMFWGGLTYAGHPLACASGVASLRIMQDEDVVGNARAMGERLGAGLATLAERHPSIGEIRGRGLFYGVELVRDRDTREPLVPFNAKGPAAAPVGRLLKAAMQRGVYLTANFNVLRLTPPLVITADEIDLALGVLDEVLDLADEHYQN, encoded by the coding sequence ATGACCATCACCGACACCGACACCACCACCACCTGGACCAGCGAGCGGCTCAAGGAGACCGACAAGGAGTACGTCATCCACTCCTGGTCGGTGCAGGGCAAGCTCGACCCCATCCCCGTGGCCGGCGGATCCGGTTCGTGGTTCTGGGACTACGACGGCCGCCGCTACCTCGACTTCCAGTCCCAACTGGTCAACCTGAACCTGGGCCACCAGCACCCCCGACTGGTCGAGGCGATCCGCGCCCAGGCCGAACAGCTCTGCTACATCGGACCCGGCTTCGCCGAACGGTCCCGGGCGGAACTGGCCGAGATGATGGCCGGCATCACCCCCGGTGACCTCAAGATGAGCTTCTTCACCACCGGCGGCGCGGCGGCCAACGAGAACGCCGTCCGGCTGGCCCGGCACGTCACCGGCCGGCAGAAGGTCATCGCGCGGTACCGCTCGTACCACGGCGCCACGGCGGGCGCGATGTCGCTGACCGGCGACCCGCGCCGCTGGGCGGCCGAGCCGGGGATGAGCGGCGTGGTGCGGATGCTCGACCCGTACACCTACCGCTGCCCGGCCGGGCACCCCGACCCGTGCCCGGTCTGCTCCGGCGGGCCGCACCTGGAGGAGATCCTCCGGTACGAGAACCCGGAGACCGTCGCCGCCGTGATCGTCGAGCCGGTCACCGGCACGAACGGGCTGCTCTACCCGCCGGACGGCTACCTGCGCTCGCTGCGCGAGGTCTGCGACCGGTACGGCATCCTGCTCATCTTCGACGAGGTGATGGCGGGATTCGGGCGTACCGGCGAGTGGTTCGCCTGCGACCACTGGGACGTCGTGCCGGACATCCTCACCACCGCCAAGGGGCTGAACTCCGGGTACGTGCCGCTCGGCGCGATGACGGTCTCCACCCGGATCTCCGAGTGGCTGCGCGACAACATGTTCTGGGGCGGCCTGACGTACGCCGGGCACCCGCTCGCCTGCGCCTCCGGCGTGGCCTCCCTGCGGATCATGCAGGACGAGGACGTGGTGGGCAACGCGCGGGCGATGGGGGAGCGGCTCGGTGCCGGTCTGGCCACGCTGGCGGAACGCCACCCGAGCATCGGCGAGATCCGGGGCCGGGGGCTGTTCTACGGCGTGGAACTGGTCCGCGACCGCGACACCCGCGAACCGCTCGTGCCCTTCAACGCCAAGGGACCGGCCGCCGCACCGGTCGGCCGGCTGCTCAAGGCCGCGATGCAGCGGGGCGTCTACCTGACCGCCAACTTCAACGTCCTGCGGCTGACCCCGCCCCTGGTCATCACCGCCGACGAGATCGACCTGGCGCTCGGCGTCCTCGACGAGGTGCTCGACCTCGCCGACGAGCACTACCAGAACTGA
- a CDS encoding DMT family transporter, which produces MRPLTSRATGDRTWLVAVAASLWGFSSLLREPLARELPALSVVLAEHVVLVLLVSPWVIPAVRALARSSARTKLAVLVIGAGSSALATTLFTAAFRLGDPITPQVLQKLQPVLALVLAALLLGERVGPRFPLFAVPALVGAWLLAFPDPLAAQPRGLAAAALALGAAALWAAGTVLGRMVSAELSFLHVTTLRFSVGLVTLTTFAAATGTPVGVPIDLVPRLVLLAAIPGLLALTLYYHALRRTPASNATLAELAFPLTAALVGLTLLDGRLGTSQWVGLALVLASVVLLALHENRSSRPAVRQPEQRVPQVVGTSGNAAGRSDSTR; this is translated from the coding sequence ATGCGCCCGCTCACCAGCCGGGCCACCGGCGATCGCACCTGGCTGGTCGCCGTGGCCGCCAGCCTCTGGGGTTTCTCCAGCCTGCTGCGGGAGCCGCTGGCCCGGGAACTCCCCGCGTTGAGCGTGGTGCTGGCCGAACACGTCGTGCTGGTGCTGCTGGTGTCACCCTGGGTGATCCCGGCCGTCCGCGCGCTGGCCCGCTCCTCGGCGCGGACGAAGCTGGCCGTGCTGGTGATCGGCGCCGGCTCCTCGGCCCTGGCCACCACGCTCTTCACCGCCGCGTTCCGGCTGGGCGACCCGATCACCCCGCAGGTGTTGCAGAAGCTCCAACCGGTGCTCGCCCTGGTCCTGGCCGCGCTGCTGCTGGGGGAGCGGGTCGGTCCCCGGTTCCCGCTCTTCGCGGTGCCCGCGCTCGTCGGCGCCTGGCTGCTGGCCTTCCCCGACCCGCTGGCGGCGCAGCCGCGCGGCCTGGCCGCGGCGGCACTCGCCCTCGGCGCGGCGGCGCTCTGGGCGGCCGGGACGGTCCTCGGCCGGATGGTCAGCGCCGAACTGTCCTTCCTGCACGTCACCACGCTGCGGTTCAGCGTCGGCCTGGTCACGCTGACCACCTTCGCGGCGGCCACCGGCACCCCGGTCGGCGTGCCGATCGATCTGGTGCCCCGGCTGGTGCTGCTCGCCGCCATCCCCGGCCTGCTCGCCCTGACGCTGTACTACCACGCCCTGCGTCGGACGCCCGCGTCCAACGCGACCCTCGCCGAACTGGCCTTCCCGCTGACCGCAGCCCTGGTCGGGCTCACCCTGCTCGACGGTCGACTCGGCACCAGCCAGTGGGTCGGCCTGGCGCTGGTGCTGGCCTCGGTGGTCCTGCTCGCGCTGCACGAGAACCGCAGCTCCCGGCCGGCGGTGCGGCAGCCGGAGCAGCGCGTGCCTCAGGTCGTCGGCACCTCCGGCAACGCCGCCGGGAGGTCCGACTCGACGCGGTGA
- the cofC gene encoding 2-phospho-L-lactate guanylyltransferase → MTPGPWVVVVPAKSFAAAKTRCVGLAATDRAALARAMLTDVLGGLTRARRVRAVVVATTDPQVTATALACGAVVAGRVGPPDLNAEVQAALRLAGEAYGDARLAVVMADLAAARPAEFDAALAAAGAYPRAVVSDADGTGTTLLALTEAADFRPYLGPGSRRRFLADGYHDLPVLAPGLRRDVDTVAHLLDLRVGDLGAGTRAWAATPPSVGPPVGTRPVRRAHPHGIRHPA, encoded by the coding sequence GTGACCCCGGGTCCGTGGGTGGTGGTCGTACCCGCCAAGTCCTTCGCGGCGGCCAAGACCAGGTGTGTCGGCCTGGCCGCCACCGACCGTGCCGCGCTGGCCCGGGCGATGCTGACCGACGTGCTCGGTGGGCTGACCCGGGCCCGGCGGGTCCGCGCCGTGGTCGTCGCCACCACCGACCCGCAGGTCACCGCTACGGCGTTGGCCTGCGGTGCCGTGGTCGCCGGCCGCGTCGGCCCGCCGGACCTGAACGCGGAGGTCCAGGCGGCGCTCCGGCTCGCCGGCGAGGCGTACGGCGACGCGCGCCTGGCCGTGGTGATGGCCGACCTCGCCGCGGCCCGGCCGGCGGAGTTCGACGCGGCGCTGGCGGCGGCCGGAGCGTACCCACGGGCGGTCGTGTCGGACGCCGACGGTACCGGCACCACCCTGCTGGCACTGACCGAGGCCGCCGACTTCCGTCCCTACCTCGGGCCCGGCTCGCGCCGCCGCTTCCTCGCCGACGGCTACCACGACCTGCCGGTGCTCGCCCCGGGGCTGCGCCGGGACGTGGACACTGTGGCCCACCTGCTGGACCTGCGGGTCGGTGACCTCGGGGCCGGCACCCGGGCGTGGGCCGCGACACCACCGTCCGTCGGCCCGCCCGTCGGCACCCGGCCCGTTCGGCGGGCCCATCCGCACGGCATCCGGCACCCGGCCTGA
- a CDS encoding nitrilase family protein, with protein sequence MVTRFLLAGVQMAPVFGDVAANVAGTSAWIRAAAERGARLVVLPEAASAGYVFADRAEATRYAQPVPDGPTVAAWARLAAELDVWIVGGVTERDGDAVFNSAVLIGPTGHLGTFRKAHLWNDEKDIYDRNVEGFPVFDTPLGRIGIGICYDAWFPETFRSAAVQGADLVVLPSNWVPVPGQPRAAPAMANLMCMTGAHSNQCYVAGISRIGAERGQPFIGRSVLVGPDGWPIAGPASGDREELVLAEVDLIGTRAQRLHNPFNQPLADRRTDLYVTDGPALPAVLPSPR encoded by the coding sequence ATGGTGACCCGCTTCCTGCTCGCCGGGGTGCAGATGGCCCCGGTCTTCGGTGACGTCGCGGCGAACGTCGCCGGCACGTCCGCCTGGATCCGGGCGGCGGCCGAGCGGGGAGCCCGACTCGTGGTGTTGCCCGAGGCGGCCTCGGCGGGGTACGTCTTCGCCGACCGGGCGGAGGCCACCCGGTACGCCCAGCCGGTGCCGGACGGGCCGACGGTCGCCGCGTGGGCGCGGCTCGCCGCCGAACTGGACGTGTGGATCGTGGGTGGGGTGACCGAGCGCGACGGCGACGCGGTCTTCAACTCGGCGGTGCTGATCGGTCCGACCGGGCACCTCGGCACGTTCCGCAAGGCCCACCTGTGGAACGACGAGAAGGACATCTACGACCGCAACGTCGAGGGCTTCCCGGTCTTCGACACGCCACTGGGCCGGATCGGCATCGGGATCTGTTACGACGCCTGGTTCCCCGAGACGTTCCGCAGCGCCGCGGTGCAGGGGGCCGACCTGGTGGTGCTGCCGTCGAACTGGGTGCCGGTGCCGGGACAGCCGAGGGCGGCACCGGCGATGGCGAACCTGATGTGCATGACCGGCGCGCACTCCAACCAGTGCTACGTCGCCGGGATCAGCCGGATCGGGGCGGAACGCGGTCAACCCTTCATCGGCCGGTCGGTCCTGGTCGGACCGGACGGCTGGCCGATCGCCGGCCCGGCCAGCGGGGACCGTGAGGAACTCGTGCTGGCCGAGGTGGACCTGATCGGTACGCGGGCGCAACGGCTGCACAACCCGTTCAACCAACCGCTCGCCGACCGGCGGACCGATCTCTATGTGACCGACGGACCGGCTCTGCCCGCAGTGCTGCCGTCACCGCGCTGA
- a CDS encoding amino acid synthesis family protein: protein MSIRVRKLIRHLEETRLENGRAVQPVHRVAFAGVVIENPYPSEYVQDLVTLADEIGQEIGELVGPACVELLGAEVEAFGKAALVGIDGEVEHGSALIHNLRFGNVFRTAAGGTELLPAAEKVGVPGSPIDIPLKHKLDSKTRSHHQTVTLQVADVPRPREILVVCAASNTGRPLARLAAFGAELKSN, encoded by the coding sequence GTGAGCATCCGGGTTCGCAAGCTGATCCGTCACCTCGAAGAGACGCGGCTGGAGAACGGCAGAGCGGTGCAGCCGGTGCACCGGGTCGCCTTCGCCGGCGTGGTCATCGAGAATCCCTACCCCAGCGAGTACGTGCAGGACCTGGTCACCCTGGCCGACGAGATCGGCCAGGAGATCGGCGAGCTGGTCGGCCCCGCCTGCGTGGAACTGCTCGGGGCCGAGGTCGAGGCGTTCGGCAAGGCCGCGCTCGTCGGCATCGACGGCGAGGTCGAGCACGGCTCGGCGCTGATCCACAACCTGCGCTTCGGCAACGTCTTCCGGACGGCCGCCGGTGGCACCGAGCTGCTGCCCGCCGCCGAGAAGGTCGGCGTACCCGGCAGCCCGATCGACATCCCGCTCAAGCACAAGCTGGACTCGAAGACCCGGTCCCACCACCAGACGGTGACCCTCCAGGTGGCCGACGTGCCCCGGCCCCGGGAGATCCTCGTGGTCTGCGCCGCGTCGAACACCGGACGCCCGCTGGCCCGCCTCGCCGCCTTCGGCGCCGAGCTCAAGAGCAACTGA